From the genome of Solibacillus sp. FSL H8-0538:
TTTTTGTAAACGTGTCAAATGTGTTTGCATGCTCAGATGGGAAGAAGATTAATGTAGAAACGGCTAATACGTGGTCTTCATGGCCAGTGCCGTCTGGTAATAAGAAGGCGAATACTTGCATGCCTTCAGGAATTGGCTTTTGGTTTTCGCGGCGAATCATGTAGCTTTTGTCAGTTAGAATGCAAGTTGCTTTGAAGTATTTTTCTTCTACTGATTCAACACATCCGATAAAGAATGTTGGCTCTGTCCAAGATTCTAATAATGCAATCGTTGCTGGACGAACCATTTTTTTCATCGTACGTTTTAAATAGCCTGTCCATACATCTGGACGTTTGTGGAAGAAGAACTCGTCTAATGCAACCGCTTCGATTAATTCCCTTTGTAAGTGAGACTCTAATTTTGGCAACCATGCTTGCACGATTTCAACATACTCGCGGATATCCTTGCTCTCAGGGTATGTACTGTAGAAATTTTGCAATGTGTTTTCGATTTCTTCATTGAATACAGACACAACAGTCGTTTGTTTTTGGCCTTCACAGCACTTTTTATATTTCTTTCCGCTACCACATAGGCATGGGTCATTACGTCCTATCATAAATACACTTCCTTTGAATTCTAGTAATATTTTTATTGTAAAGCTATACATATCTAATAATAACGGCAGTTTCTTATTAAGGAAACTGATTGT
Proteins encoded in this window:
- a CDS encoding YecA family protein is translated as MIGRNDPCLCGSGKKYKKCCEGQKQTTVVSVFNEEIENTLQNFYSTYPESKDIREYVEIVQAWLPKLESHLQRELIEAVALDEFFFHKRPDVWTGYLKRTMKKMVRPATIALLESWTEPTFFIGCVESVEEKYFKATCILTDKSYMIRRENQKPIPEGMQVFAFLLPDGTGHEDHVLAVSTLIFFPSEHANTFDTFTKTFKASGLTAPEFVKANHLSFWMALVDGGYAGEEFTSFEQDVIGQVKEFLTTKDLDGERLLTVLEDYLVEQQPTARKAGAIAAGAIRFGQDRGLFDGKFTVKEIAESFGISASSLNKYHQELLAFDAVAV